In Wenyingzhuangia fucanilytica, the following are encoded in one genomic region:
- the lpxB gene encoding lipid-A-disaccharide synthase: protein MKYYLIAGEASGDLHASNLMKALLKKDPQADFRFWGGDLMQSVGGTLVKHYKDLAFMGFLEVLKNIRSIFKNIDTCKKDLLDYHPDVLILIDYPGFNLRIAEFAKKNGIKVHYYISPKIWAWKENRIHKIKRDVDQMHVIFPFEIDFYEKKHNFPVNYVGNPLLDAIDAREPISEEDFRKEHQLNDKPIIALLPGSRTQEITKILTIMLSVVDVYKDYQFVIAGAPSKSANFYKPFIGDSNVKLINNKTYDLLSVATAALVTSGTATLETALFKVPEVVCYKTSWLTYQVGMLLVKMEFFSLVNLVMDREVVKELLQDELNKENLIIELDKILSGEGRAKMLADYQELHEKLGGVGASEKLAAAILK from the coding sequence ATGAAATATTACTTAATAGCTGGAGAAGCTTCGGGAGATTTACATGCTTCTAATTTAATGAAGGCTTTGTTAAAAAAAGATCCTCAGGCAGATTTTAGATTCTGGGGAGGTGATTTAATGCAAAGTGTAGGAGGTACTTTGGTAAAACACTATAAAGATCTTGCTTTTATGGGGTTTTTAGAGGTTTTAAAAAACATCAGAAGCATTTTTAAAAATATAGATACTTGTAAAAAAGATCTATTGGATTATCATCCTGATGTGTTGATTTTAATAGATTACCCTGGGTTTAATTTAAGAATTGCAGAGTTTGCCAAAAAGAATGGAATTAAAGTTCATTATTATATTTCTCCAAAAATATGGGCATGGAAAGAAAATAGAATTCATAAAATCAAAAGAGATGTAGATCAAATGCATGTTATATTTCCTTTTGAAATTGATTTTTATGAAAAGAAACACAACTTTCCTGTAAACTATGTAGGAAACCCTTTGTTAGATGCTATTGATGCTAGAGAGCCTATTAGCGAAGAGGATTTTAGAAAAGAACATCAATTAAATGATAAACCTATTATTGCTTTACTACCAGGGAGTAGAACTCAAGAAATCACAAAAATTTTAACCATCATGCTTTCGGTTGTTGATGTTTATAAAGATTATCAATTTGTGATTGCCGGGGCGCCAAGTAAATCGGCTAATTTTTATAAACCTTTTATAGGGGATTCTAATGTAAAATTAATCAACAATAAAACTTACGATTTGTTATCTGTGGCTACAGCTGCTTTAGTGACATCGGGAACTGCAACTTTAGAAACAGCATTGTTTAAAGTGCCAGAAGTTGTTTGTTATAAAACTAGTTGGTTAACCTATCAGGTGGGAATGTTGTTGGTAAAAATGGAATTCTTTTCTTTGGTAAATTTGGTTATGGATAGAGAGGTTGTTAAGGAACTTCTTCAAGATGAACTAAATAAAGAAAATTTAATTATTGAATTAGATAAAATTTTATCAGGAGAGGGGAGAGCTAAAATGTTAGCAGATTATCAAGAACTTCACGAAAAACTTGGAGGTGTTGGTGCTTCAGAAAAATTAGCTGCGGCTATTTTAAAATAA
- a CDS encoding ComEC/Rec2 family competence protein, translated as MKLLISYIPFQVLLGVLLGILFPISNKYIICFLPIVILIIMFLLHRCLMHKVVAHQIFFFLLLLFGASISWFSQEFQNDLRNKNHYTKFLNKQVLTKVTLVKRLTNTKVYERFYADVSLVNNTVTSGKVLVEIPLKSAVKSKLEIGDVLLCNTNFKSINLPLSPYDFDYKTYLARKHVYAKIKINHKVDKIGESNSWFIQLQKLRNSVNSILEKSSLSFNTIGLIKAMLLGDKNDVTEEVKTSFTNSGVVHIIAISGMHVGVLYLMLLYTFGFLKRFKHGDYIYVVIVVMCLWSFAIFSGLSSSVIRSVTMFSFLALTKLKTGNRLVLESVISSMLLLLVVDANYLFDVGFQLSYAAVISIVVFYPLFSKWIKVKYKFLQYFIDVLVVSIIAQLGVLPLSLYYFHQIPLQFLFANFFAVSLLFIVLYGGIFVLIKLFFSTNKSFLENVYDVFITYYLEVIYYFSSFSKWIIKDISISKAQVLFYYVFLFCAWYLVSDYSYKRIKRILFLIIICQLFFLFDGFKNKETPELLIYNQYNQDLITVRNQKKLMVFGKDSLSPKEMDLLKENQIKNKLKYFDCVADESFQFKNENFLIINKKQSYHLLKQKKLILIMANNPKINFERLVTALKPKQVIIASSNYKNNQFKWKSTCKKLQVPFYCVSELGAYKKY; from the coding sequence ATGAAGTTACTAATTTCCTATATACCGTTTCAGGTATTATTGGGCGTTTTGTTGGGGATATTATTTCCTATATCAAACAAATACATTATTTGTTTTTTGCCAATTGTCATTTTGATAATAATGTTTTTATTGCATCGTTGTCTGATGCATAAGGTGGTTGCTCATCAAATTTTCTTTTTTTTACTACTGTTGTTTGGGGCTTCAATAAGTTGGTTTTCTCAGGAGTTTCAAAATGATTTGAGAAATAAAAATCATTACACAAAGTTTTTAAACAAACAGGTTTTAACCAAAGTTACACTAGTTAAAAGACTGACCAATACCAAAGTTTATGAGCGTTTTTATGCTGATGTAAGTCTTGTAAATAATACAGTAACTTCAGGAAAAGTATTGGTGGAAATCCCTTTAAAATCGGCTGTAAAATCAAAACTAGAAATAGGAGATGTTTTGCTTTGTAATACTAATTTTAAAAGTATAAATCTGCCTTTATCTCCTTATGATTTTGATTATAAAACTTATTTAGCTAGAAAACATGTTTATGCCAAAATAAAAATTAATCATAAAGTTGATAAAATTGGAGAAAGTAATTCTTGGTTTATTCAACTTCAGAAATTAAGAAATTCAGTAAATAGCATTTTAGAGAAATCGAGTTTGTCTTTTAATACCATAGGTCTCATAAAAGCGATGTTGTTGGGAGATAAAAATGATGTAACAGAAGAAGTTAAAACTTCTTTTACAAACTCAGGCGTGGTTCATATTATTGCTATTTCAGGAATGCATGTAGGAGTTTTATATTTAATGTTGCTTTATACTTTTGGTTTTTTAAAACGTTTTAAACATGGGGATTACATCTATGTAGTAATTGTAGTGATGTGTTTGTGGTCTTTTGCAATTTTTTCGGGCTTGTCTAGTTCTGTTATAAGGTCTGTAACCATGTTTAGTTTTTTGGCTTTAACAAAATTAAAAACAGGAAATAGATTGGTGTTAGAATCAGTGATTAGTTCCATGTTATTGTTGTTAGTAGTAGATGCCAATTATTTGTTTGATGTGGGGTTTCAGCTGAGTTATGCTGCAGTGATTTCCATAGTGGTATTTTACCCATTATTTTCTAAGTGGATAAAAGTGAAGTATAAATTTTTGCAATATTTTATTGATGTATTGGTGGTTTCTATCATTGCTCAATTAGGTGTTTTACCACTTTCCTTATATTATTTTCATCAAATTCCATTACAATTTTTATTTGCTAATTTTTTTGCGGTGTCCTTGTTGTTTATTGTCTTATATGGTGGAATATTTGTGTTAATAAAGCTTTTCTTTAGTACCAATAAAAGTTTTTTAGAAAATGTTTATGATGTTTTTATCACTTATTATTTAGAGGTAATTTATTATTTCTCCTCATTTTCTAAATGGATTATTAAAGATATTTCCATTTCCAAAGCCCAAGTTTTATTTTATTATGTATTCCTTTTTTGTGCTTGGTATTTGGTTAGTGATTATAGTTATAAGAGAATAAAAAGGATCTTGTTTTTAATTATTATTTGTCAGTTGTTTTTCTTGTTTGATGGATTTAAAAACAAAGAAACTCCTGAATTATTGATTTATAATCAGTACAACCAAGATTTAATTACGGTGAGAAATCAAAAAAAGTTAATGGTTTTTGGCAAAGATTCTTTAAGCCCAAAAGAGATGGATTTATTAAAAGAAAATCAAATAAAAAATAAGCTAAAATATTTTGATTGTGTGGCTGATGAATCGTTCCAATTCAAGAATGAAAACTTTTTAATCATCAATAAAAAACAATCATATCATTTGTTAAAACAGAAAAAATTGATTTTAATTATGGCTAATAATCCCAAAATAAATTTTGAAAGATTGGTAACAGCACTAAAGCCCAAACAAGTGATTATAGCAAGTTCTAATTATAAAAACAACCAATTTAAATGGAAAAGCACCTGTAAAAAATTACAAGTGCCTTTTTATTGTGTTTCTGAATTAGGGGCTTATAAAAAGTATTAA
- a CDS encoding thioredoxin family protein has product MKTFLLSLLIIPSLLFANPEPKTINWISFEKAIELNKTNPRPILVDVYTDWCTWCHKMDASTYKENTIVDYINNNFYAVKLNAEQKEPITYNDHTFKFVANGRRGYHEFANALLNGKLSFPSTVFLNKKQELVQVVPGYLQAPMMEKLINYMGEEVYLNKEWAEFEKSFKSKI; this is encoded by the coding sequence ATGAAAACATTTTTATTGTCATTATTAATTATCCCTAGTTTATTATTTGCCAATCCAGAACCTAAAACCATCAATTGGATTAGTTTTGAAAAAGCAATTGAACTAAACAAAACCAATCCTAGACCAATTTTAGTAGATGTTTATACTGATTGGTGTACATGGTGTCATAAAATGGATGCTAGTACTTATAAAGAAAATACTATCGTTGATTATATCAATAATAATTTTTATGCCGTAAAATTAAATGCCGAGCAAAAAGAACCTATCACCTATAACGATCATACTTTTAAATTTGTAGCCAATGGGAGAAGAGGATATCATGAATTTGCCAATGCTCTTTTAAATGGTAAACTTAGTTTTCCATCTACCGTATTCTTAAATAAAAAGCAAGAATTAGTACAAGTAGTCCCAGGTTATTTACAAGCTCCAATGATGGAAAAACTCATCAACTATATGGGAGAAGAGGTTTACCTTAACAAAGAATGGGCGGAGTTTGAAAAAAGTTTTAAGAGTAAAATTTAA
- a CDS encoding peptide MFS transporter: protein MEYVFGGSETNQKKVLGHPSGLFVLFFTEMWERFSFYGMRVLLVNFLTMAITGVDNPGWGWRAEQAGALFGTYAGLLYLTPLIGGVIADKFTGYKWAVVIGAAIMTLGHASMALETEATMYIGLTLLVLGTGFFKPNMTSIISEMYKKAPQKKDGAFTIYYMGVNAGAFFGMMLCGYLAETKGWAYGFGLAGIFMLFGTIQFWLSSPLFGEIGETPKKEKLTTQKNTANHSTEKINPFTSIDKILIVICALVGLLYLLDDPASKIANIHLLPSTLIGDYENISGATQCIILALAAFLFLVISRIIRYEKVVRDRMIALIVFAIFTIFFWMSFEQGATSLIIFARDYTQRELIGNYAVVYNIINTLLTVIPLAIISWVLILLYKQTHKLIKTSNVILIISFLVIWLIVGGMIYDQFKSETTVVTVSWFSTLNSFFIIALASIFSKWWESKYNPTSAQKYSLGLILLGIGFAFLAFGANTIPSDAVAGTFRVSMIWLIFAYLFHTLGELCLSPVGLSQVSKLVPARMIGFMYGMWYLAIAIGNKVAGSLGGQIEAITAKYDISTFFLIFTLVPIIAGIVIALLNKTLVRKMHGID, encoded by the coding sequence ATGGAATATGTATTTGGTGGTAGTGAAACCAATCAAAAGAAAGTTCTTGGACACCCCTCTGGACTATTTGTTTTGTTCTTTACAGAAATGTGGGAAAGATTTTCTTTCTATGGAATGAGAGTTTTATTGGTTAATTTTTTAACCATGGCCATTACAGGCGTAGATAACCCTGGTTGGGGTTGGAGAGCAGAACAAGCCGGAGCATTATTTGGTACTTATGCTGGTTTATTGTATTTGACACCTTTAATAGGAGGTGTTATTGCCGATAAGTTTACCGGATACAAATGGGCGGTTGTGATTGGTGCTGCTATTATGACATTAGGACATGCTTCAATGGCCTTAGAAACTGAAGCTACTATGTACATTGGTTTAACTCTCTTGGTTTTAGGAACAGGTTTTTTTAAACCCAACATGACCTCTATTATATCTGAAATGTATAAAAAAGCCCCTCAGAAAAAAGATGGAGCTTTTACCATATACTATATGGGAGTAAACGCCGGAGCATTTTTTGGAATGATGTTATGTGGTTACTTAGCAGAGACTAAAGGTTGGGCTTACGGTTTTGGATTGGCTGGAATTTTTATGTTGTTTGGTACCATTCAATTTTGGTTATCATCTCCCCTTTTTGGTGAAATAGGAGAAACTCCTAAAAAAGAAAAATTAACCACTCAAAAAAATACTGCAAACCACTCAACAGAAAAAATTAATCCGTTTACAAGCATCGATAAAATATTAATTGTTATTTGTGCTCTTGTAGGTCTTTTATATTTGTTAGATGACCCTGCATCCAAAATTGCCAATATTCATTTATTACCTTCTACTTTAATTGGTGATTATGAAAATATCTCTGGCGCTACACAATGTATTATTTTAGCCTTAGCAGCTTTTTTATTTTTAGTTATTAGTAGAATTATTCGCTACGAAAAAGTAGTTAGAGATAGAATGATTGCTTTAATTGTATTTGCTATTTTCACCATTTTCTTTTGGATGTCTTTTGAGCAAGGAGCAACTTCTTTAATTATTTTTGCGAGAGATTATACTCAAAGAGAATTGATTGGAAACTATGCTGTTGTTTATAACATTATAAATACCTTATTAACAGTAATCCCTTTAGCCATCATATCATGGGTGTTAATATTACTTTACAAGCAAACCCATAAGCTTATAAAAACATCAAACGTTATATTAATTATTAGTTTTTTAGTGATTTGGTTAATTGTTGGCGGTATGATTTACGACCAGTTTAAATCTGAAACAACCGTTGTAACTGTTTCTTGGTTTAGCACACTAAACTCATTTTTTATTATTGCGTTGGCTTCTATTTTCTCTAAATGGTGGGAAAGTAAATACAACCCAACATCTGCACAAAAATATAGTTTAGGACTTATTTTATTAGGAATTGGTTTTGCCTTTTTGGCTTTTGGAGCCAACACGATTCCCTCTGATGCTGTAGCAGGAACTTTTAGAGTAAGTATGATTTGGTTAATTTTTGCTTATTTATTTCACACACTTGGAGAACTTTGTTTATCACCGGTAGGTCTTTCGCAAGTTAGTAAACTAGTACCTGCAAGAATGATTGGTTTTATGTATGGAATGTGGTATTTAGCCATTGCTATAGGAAACAAAGTTGCTGGTTCTTTAGGAGGACAAATTGAAGCCATTACTGCCAAATACGATATCTCTACTTTTTTCTTAATTTTTACCTTAGTACCTATCATCGCTGGAATTGTTATTGCTTTATTAAACAAAACTTTGGTACGAAAAATGCATGGAATAGATTAA
- a CDS encoding DUF5723 family protein, whose product MKNYTKLIATIAFTVLGYNSVKAQSEVSFFHLGDYVQQSTDVSPVYIPKNSFSFGLPSIGLAVGNGFASSDLLTPVTGTEKLEYNYKNVYNTLDSDYNQLNQKVTLNILNLAFKRKHGSISFFVNAKQNMGWHMSKNGIVNLLANGINDEVLFNDKINTTVYAEGGVGFTQQFLNDKLAVGVRVKYIIGLANGSTEEDGFAKINVNDDLTWTINTQNAIARVSGYRDGEDYEFSTANTGFGFDIGASYEIIPNLVVEAAVNDIGSITWKEKVTEYYLEDVTNLVVDGVDLDTDGDIIEELGDKLADDVGHGEREGESYKTSLATNTYISASYKLGGIHQFRATMFNDLKNKDNSATIALGYNVALDRTTYGVVGIKNAQGDIDFGLNLATKLGPLQIFLATDNINKVLGAVQDIKQVNLRFGLNFVFGYNKWL is encoded by the coding sequence ATGAAAAATTATACAAAATTAATAGCAACAATTGCTTTCACTGTCTTAGGTTATAACAGTGTTAAAGCTCAAAGCGAAGTTTCTTTCTTTCATTTAGGAGATTATGTTCAACAATCTACAGACGTTTCTCCTGTATATATTCCTAAAAACTCATTCTCATTTGGTTTACCAAGTATTGGTTTGGCTGTAGGAAATGGATTTGCTTCTTCAGATTTATTAACTCCTGTTACAGGGACAGAAAAGTTAGAATACAACTACAAAAATGTTTATAATACTCTTGACAGTGATTATAACCAATTAAATCAAAAAGTTACTTTAAACATTTTAAACTTAGCCTTTAAACGTAAACACGGTTCTATTAGTTTCTTTGTAAATGCAAAGCAAAACATGGGATGGCACATGAGTAAAAATGGTATTGTTAATTTACTTGCTAATGGTATTAACGATGAAGTACTTTTTAATGATAAAATTAACACAACTGTATATGCAGAAGGAGGAGTTGGATTTACTCAACAATTCTTAAACGATAAATTAGCAGTAGGAGTTCGTGTTAAATACATTATTGGATTGGCAAATGGTTCTACAGAAGAAGATGGTTTTGCTAAAATTAATGTAAACGATGATTTAACATGGACCATTAACACACAAAATGCAATTGCTAGAGTTTCTGGATACAGAGATGGTGAAGACTACGAATTCTCTACAGCAAATACTGGTTTTGGTTTTGATATTGGAGCTAGTTATGAAATCATACCTAATTTAGTTGTTGAAGCTGCTGTAAATGACATCGGTTCTATTACTTGGAAAGAAAAAGTAACTGAATACTACTTAGAAGATGTTACCAACTTAGTTGTTGACGGAGTTGATTTAGACACTGACGGTGATATTATAGAGGAATTAGGAGATAAATTAGCTGATGATGTAGGTCACGGAGAAAGAGAAGGTGAAAGCTACAAAACATCTTTAGCTACCAACACTTATATTTCTGCTAGCTATAAATTAGGTGGAATTCACCAATTTAGAGCCACTATGTTTAACGATCTAAAAAACAAAGACAATTCTGCTACCATTGCTTTAGGTTATAATGTTGCTTTAGACAGAACAACTTATGGGGTTGTTGGTATTAAAAACGCTCAAGGAGACATTGATTTTGGTTTAAACTTAGCTACTAAATTAGGGCCATTACAAATTTTCTTAGCTACTGATAATATCAACAAAGTACTTGGAGCTGTTCAAGACATTAAACAAGTAAACTTAAGATTTGGTCTTAACTTTGTTTTTGGTTATAACAAGTGGTTATAA
- a CDS encoding hydroxymethylglutaryl-CoA reductase, degradative yields the protein MPKLVSGFSKLNKEQKIEWLSNYFLKDNVNASDILRLYWNSDKKLQQLHDDFIENTVSNYYMPFGIAPNFIINNKHYTIPMAIEESSVVAAASLVAKFWSDKGGFKAEVINTVKVGQVHFMYEGDKAVIEKYFSEKKSDLISITDKITENMRKRGGGILDIELRDKTKDLEHYYQLHVTFETKDSMGANFINSCLEAMAQEFKNDDVKIVMSILSNYVPECLVRAEVSCKVDQLHPIDGALFAKKMKQAVDIANVDPHRAVTHNKGVMNGIDAVVIATGNDFRAVEAGVHAYAAKSGKYKSLTSCKVENDVFTFSIEIPLALGTVGGLTSTHPLSKLSLEMLSNPSAKELMQIIAVAGLAQNFAALRALTTTGIQEGHMKMHLGNILNQLEATPDEKEKVTKELSGQTVSYSGVADVLKKIRA from the coding sequence ATGCCAAAATTAGTCTCTGGTTTTTCTAAACTAAATAAAGAACAGAAAATAGAATGGTTGTCAAATTATTTTTTAAAAGACAATGTAAATGCAAGTGATATACTTCGTTTATATTGGAATTCTGATAAAAAACTACAACAATTACACGATGATTTTATAGAAAACACAGTGTCTAATTATTATATGCCTTTTGGTATTGCTCCTAATTTTATTATTAATAATAAGCATTACACCATTCCAATGGCTATTGAAGAAAGTTCAGTAGTAGCAGCCGCATCGTTGGTTGCTAAATTTTGGTCGGACAAAGGAGGGTTTAAAGCAGAAGTTATCAATACTGTTAAAGTTGGTCAGGTTCATTTTATGTATGAGGGTGATAAAGCTGTGATAGAAAAGTATTTTTCTGAGAAAAAATCTGATTTGATATCTATTACAGATAAGATTACTGAAAACATGCGTAAACGTGGTGGAGGAATTTTAGATATTGAACTAAGGGATAAAACAAAAGATTTAGAGCATTACTATCAGTTACATGTAACTTTTGAGACAAAAGATTCAATGGGAGCTAATTTTATCAACTCTTGTTTAGAAGCGATGGCTCAAGAGTTTAAAAATGATGATGTTAAGATCGTTATGAGTATTTTGTCTAATTATGTTCCTGAGTGTTTGGTTAGAGCAGAAGTTAGTTGTAAGGTTGATCAGCTACATCCTATAGATGGGGCTTTGTTTGCCAAAAAAATGAAACAAGCTGTTGATATTGCTAATGTAGATCCGCATAGAGCAGTTACCCATAATAAAGGGGTAATGAATGGAATAGACGCTGTGGTTATTGCAACCGGTAATGATTTTAGAGCTGTAGAAGCAGGAGTACATGCTTATGCAGCAAAATCGGGTAAATACAAAAGTTTAACTTCTTGTAAAGTAGAAAATGATGTTTTTACTTTTTCAATAGAAATACCATTGGCACTTGGAACTGTTGGGGGATTAACAAGTACTCATCCATTATCTAAATTGTCTTTAGAAATGTTAAGTAATCCATCAGCAAAAGAATTGATGCAAATTATTGCTGTGGCAGGATTGGCTCAAAATTTTGCGGCTTTAAGGGCTTTAACAACTACTGGGATTCAAGAAGGACATATGAAAATGCATTTAGGGAATATTCTAAATCAATTAGAAGCTACTCCTGATGAAAAAGAAAAAGTAACCAAAGAATTGTCAGGACAAACTGTTAGTTATAGTGGTGTTGCCGATGTTTTGAAAAAAATTAGAGCTTAA
- a CDS encoding GYDIA family GHMP kinase, producing MQRFYSHGKLLISGEYLVLDGAVSLALPTKYGQSLEIINTNTNTILWKSYNVEGQCWFSTEFNIDENFTVINSFSVQNEEGKIAKTLQEILKTAKSLNTDFLENCRGLEVTTHLSFPNNWGLGTSSTLINNIATWAKVNAFELLDKSFGGSGYDIACAQNNHPITYQRNGVAPSVKEVLFCPDYKNQLFFVHLNQKQDSKEGIKMYRSLSVDKQQYIDKVNDLTNRMIAAKTIEEFTKLLTEHENFLSDVLKVKTVKENLFSDFKGAVKSLGAWGGDFVLVTGTEKEVKDYFLNKNYHTIIAYNDMILN from the coding sequence ATGCAGCGTTTTTATAGTCATGGTAAGTTGTTGATTTCTGGAGAGTACCTTGTTTTAGATGGTGCGGTTTCTTTGGCATTGCCAACCAAATACGGACAGTCTTTAGAAATAATAAATACTAATACAAATACCATTCTTTGGAAAAGTTACAATGTAGAGGGGCAGTGTTGGTTTAGTACGGAGTTTAATATTGATGAGAATTTTACAGTTATCAATAGTTTTTCTGTTCAGAATGAAGAAGGGAAAATAGCTAAAACTTTACAAGAAATTTTAAAAACAGCTAAATCACTGAATACTGATTTTCTTGAAAACTGTAGGGGGTTAGAGGTAACGACTCATTTAAGTTTTCCTAATAATTGGGGATTGGGAACTTCGTCTACCTTAATTAATAATATCGCTACTTGGGCAAAAGTAAATGCTTTTGAATTGTTAGATAAATCTTTTGGAGGAAGTGGGTATGATATTGCTTGTGCACAAAACAATCATCCAATAACATATCAAAGAAATGGTGTAGCACCTAGTGTGAAAGAGGTTTTGTTTTGTCCTGATTACAAAAATCAATTGTTTTTTGTGCATTTAAATCAAAAACAAGATAGTAAAGAGGGAATTAAAATGTATCGTTCTTTGTCTGTTGATAAACAGCAATATATAGATAAAGTTAATGATTTAACAAACCGCATGATTGCTGCTAAAACAATTGAAGAGTTTACAAAATTGTTAACTGAACATGAAAATTTCTTGTCAGATGTTTTAAAAGTAAAGACAGTGAAAGAAAATTTATTTTCAGATTTTAAAGGAGCTGTAAAAAGTTTGGGTGCTTGGGGAGGCGATTTTGTATTGGTTACAGGTACCGAAAAAGAGGTGAAAGATTACTTTTTAAATAAAAATTACCACACAATTATCGCTTACAACGATATGATTTTGAATTAA
- a CDS encoding IS1096 element passenger TnpR family protein: MIYKIRVILDTKKDVIRTLLVDSSSTLEDLHKLIAKVFGFNGQEMASFYRSDDEWNQGEEIPLFSMDDAPDALCMATTTIEQNIEDPEEKLIYVYDYMNMWTFYCELIEVTKTTTSELPKLILTIGEVPDEAPEKEFKADKPEKDAFDLDDDDFDTHFDEFDSLDDIDFDKY, from the coding sequence ATGATATACAAAATAAGAGTAATTCTAGACACTAAAAAAGATGTAATCAGAACCCTTTTGGTAGACTCATCAAGCACATTAGAGGATTTACACAAGTTAATAGCCAAAGTATTTGGTTTTAACGGTCAAGAAATGGCTTCTTTTTACAGATCTGACGATGAATGGAATCAAGGAGAAGAAATCCCTTTGTTTTCTATGGACGATGCTCCAGATGCTTTATGTATGGCTACGACTACTATTGAGCAAAACATTGAAGATCCTGAAGAAAAGTTAATTTATGTATATGATTATATGAATATGTGGACTTTCTATTGTGAATTGATAGAAGTTACCAAAACTACTACTTCTGAGTTACCTAAGTTAATTTTAACGATAGGTGAAGTTCCTGATGAAGCTCCAGAAAAAGAATTTAAAGCAGATAAACCTGAAAAAGATGCGTTTGATTTAGATGATGATGACTTTGATACTCATTTTGATGAGTTTGATAGCCTAGACGATATTGATTTTGATAAATATTAA